The following are encoded in a window of Solibacillus sp. FSL R7-0668 genomic DNA:
- a CDS encoding alpha/beta hydrolase — MDYFSIDGPLNEWIVLFHGTGGNEFSLLQIAGDIEPNANILSMIGTVGSGESRRFFAPLQKGMLERTDFNERVEEFLKTWQQMKPTNAEKITFLGYSNGANFILGILEKAPKIADCLVLMHPSNLGYTFEEGSDVSIYITAGSLDTLAIPGDTMKLSKQLEQQFPNTMLKLVDGGHEVRDGEIDYLRKVLK, encoded by the coding sequence GTGGATTATTTTAGCATAGATGGCCCATTAAATGAATGGATTGTACTTTTTCATGGAACGGGGGGCAATGAGTTTAGCTTATTACAAATCGCAGGAGATATTGAACCAAATGCCAATATTTTATCAATGATTGGCACTGTCGGTTCAGGGGAAAGTAGACGCTTTTTTGCGCCATTACAAAAAGGCATGCTCGAACGCACGGATTTCAATGAGCGCGTTGAGGAATTTCTTAAGACGTGGCAGCAAATGAAACCTACAAATGCAGAGAAGATTACGTTTCTAGGCTATTCGAATGGGGCGAACTTTATTTTAGGGATTTTAGAAAAGGCACCAAAAATAGCGGATTGTCTTGTGCTAATGCATCCGTCAAATTTAGGCTATACGTTTGAAGAGGGAAGCGATGTATCAATTTATATCACTGCTGGTTCACTGGATACACTGGCGATTCCTGGTGATACGATGAAATTGAGTAAGCAGCTTGAGCAGCAATTCCCAAATACAATGTTGAAACTTGTTGATGGTGGGCATGAAGTGAGAGATGGAGAAATTGATTACTTACGAAAAGTATTAAAATAA
- a CDS encoding YceI family protein, translating into MTNWTIDQSHSTVGFEVKHMMVSKVKGHFDSYTANLDVANPADLSDAKINFTFDVASINTKSTDRDNHLKSADFFDTDVFPHITFTSTNVKKDGDDYKVTGDLTIKDITKPVTFDVEFGGKGKNPWGVEVYGFEASAKINREEFGLTWNQALETGGVLVGKDIKINVGLEVNPAQ; encoded by the coding sequence ATGACAAACTGGACAATCGATCAATCTCATTCAACTGTAGGCTTTGAAGTAAAACACATGATGGTATCAAAAGTGAAAGGCCATTTCGATAGCTACACGGCAAATCTTGACGTAGCCAACCCAGCGGACTTATCGGATGCAAAAATCAACTTTACCTTTGACGTTGCAAGCATCAACACAAAAAGCACAGACCGCGACAATCACTTAAAATCAGCAGACTTCTTTGATACAGACGTTTTTCCACACATCACATTCACTTCTACAAATGTAAAAAAAGATGGTGATGACTACAAAGTAACAGGTGATTTAACGATTAAAGACATTACAAAACCTGTAACATTCGACGTTGAATTTGGTGGTAAAGGAAAAAACCCATGGGGGGTAGAAGTATATGGCTTCGAGGCTTCAGCAAAAATTAACCGTGAAGAGTTCGGTCTTACTTGGAACCAAGCACTTGAAACTGGTGGCGTGCTTGTAGGAAAAGATATTAAAATTAATGTGGGATTAGAAGTAAACCCAGCACAGTAA
- a CDS encoding VOC family protein, producing the protein MTSPIIHHVSVINRDSKQSFEFYHKLLGLDFLLKTVNQDDMEMYHLFFGDTTGRPGTEFSVFEMKNGAQKTYGTNALERTVFAVPSEASLTFWEARLNLHGVFNCEIENYNGSKILRFEDHDGVLLGLTPVTMHEDEPYSPYETADIPVEHAIFGIHSVHCRVRYTKATATSFEQLFGLKQLTTFEDNGYHVTVLGTEHALFNQQLHLYEDRTRNLEQMGVGAIQHIALNAKDHNTLLEIEEAILEKNFRYSGIKNREFFQSLYYREPNNLLIEVATEQTNFKKAVMTTDHLDDIELYLPPFLEQRRSFIESKLR; encoded by the coding sequence TTGACAAGTCCAATTATTCACCATGTTTCTGTCATTAACCGCGACAGTAAACAATCATTCGAGTTTTATCATAAATTACTTGGCCTAGATTTTCTATTAAAAACTGTCAATCAAGACGATATGGAAATGTATCATTTATTTTTCGGTGATACAACAGGACGCCCTGGTACCGAATTTAGTGTATTTGAAATGAAGAATGGTGCGCAAAAAACTTACGGCACAAACGCATTAGAGCGTACAGTTTTCGCGGTACCTAGTGAAGCTTCGTTAACATTTTGGGAAGCACGGCTGAATTTGCATGGCGTGTTCAACTGCGAAATTGAGAATTATAATGGGAGCAAGATTTTACGCTTTGAAGATCACGACGGGGTGCTGCTCGGATTGACCCCTGTTACGATGCATGAAGATGAGCCATACTCTCCCTATGAAACAGCGGATATACCAGTAGAGCATGCCATTTTTGGTATTCATTCCGTACACTGCCGCGTGCGTTATACGAAGGCAACAGCCACATCATTTGAACAACTATTTGGCTTAAAGCAACTGACAACATTTGAAGATAACGGCTATCATGTTACTGTTTTAGGCACAGAACATGCATTATTTAATCAACAGCTGCATTTGTATGAGGATCGTACACGAAACTTAGAGCAAATGGGTGTCGGTGCGATTCAGCATATTGCACTCAATGCAAAAGATCACAATACTTTACTGGAAATTGAAGAAGCTATTTTAGAAAAAAATTTCCGCTATTCTGGTATTAAAAACCGTGAATTCTTCCAATCGCTCTATTACCGCGAGCCAAATAATTTATTAATCGAAGTCGCAACAGAGCAAACAAATTTCAAAAAGGCTGTCATGACAACGGATCATTTAGATGATATCGAGCTATACTTACCACCATTTTTAGAACAGCGCCGTAGCTTTATTGAAAGTAAATTACGTTAA
- a CDS encoding C40 family peptidase: protein MNKILKTMAAFTLGTSLLFTSVSGASAATYTVKSGDTLSKIAKQYGTSYQSIMNANSLVSTNINVGQTLQIGSNAKQTTSASTNSSKMISVAKQQLGTPYVFGGSSPSGFDCSGFISYVFSKSGKSVERQTAAGFFNKAQKVSSPKAGDLVFFSNTYKKGISHVGIYLGNGKMINASGSKVNITSIHNGYWGSKFTGYGRI from the coding sequence ATGAACAAAATTCTTAAAACAATGGCCGCATTTACTTTAGGTACATCCTTATTATTTACATCCGTATCTGGTGCTTCGGCAGCTACATATACCGTAAAAAGTGGCGACACATTATCAAAAATCGCCAAGCAATACGGGACATCTTACCAATCCATCATGAACGCAAACAGTTTAGTCTCAACTAACATCAACGTTGGACAAACACTACAAATTGGTTCGAATGCTAAGCAGACTACTTCAGCTTCAACAAACAGCTCTAAAATGATTTCTGTGGCCAAACAACAATTAGGGACACCTTATGTATTTGGTGGTTCATCACCATCTGGCTTTGACTGCTCAGGCTTCATTTCTTATGTATTTTCAAAATCAGGTAAATCTGTTGAACGCCAAACTGCTGCTGGTTTCTTTAATAAAGCACAAAAAGTATCTTCACCAAAAGCTGGGGACTTAGTATTCTTTAGCAATACCTATAAAAAGGGCATTTCCCATGTAGGGATTTACCTTGGTAATGGCAAAATGATTAACGCAAGTGGCTCTAAAGTTAATATTACCTCTATCCACAATGGTTATTGGGGATCGAAGTTTACAGGCTATGGCCGCATTTAA
- a CDS encoding Fic/DOC family protein gives MKRYNFGEDESYLFEQNLLGIDNFDDLELAEQFAFTVRSLEMECGKFTMNSFNLASLMALHHYLFQDIYRFAGKIREVQLIKGETRFCQMQYILPMCEKLFTELAQEADWPNVEIAAQRLAYYKSELNMIHPFREGNGRVIRLFIHAYAKSKGYFWDFAKLERDGYLQAMIDAVLDPNKLQNIFMQTLQKGDCPQQ, from the coding sequence GTGAAAAGGTATAATTTTGGTGAAGATGAGTCCTATTTATTCGAGCAAAATTTATTAGGCATTGATAATTTTGATGATTTAGAACTTGCCGAGCAATTTGCATTTACCGTGCGTAGCTTAGAAATGGAGTGCGGTAAATTTACGATGAATAGCTTTAACCTAGCGTCACTGATGGCGCTGCACCATTATTTATTTCAGGATATTTATCGATTTGCAGGTAAAATTCGCGAAGTCCAGCTTATCAAAGGGGAAACGCGCTTTTGCCAGATGCAATATATTCTACCTATGTGTGAAAAGCTTTTTACCGAGCTAGCGCAAGAAGCGGATTGGCCTAATGTTGAAATAGCAGCACAACGTCTTGCATATTATAAATCAGAGCTGAATATGATCCATCCGTTTCGTGAAGGAAATGGTCGTGTAATCCGCTTATTCATTCATGCGTATGCGAAAAGTAAAGGCTATTTTTGGGATTTCGCAAAGCTAGAGCGTGATGGTTATTTGCAGGCGATGATTGATGCGGTGCTTGATCCGAATAAGCTACAAAACATCTTTATGCAGACATTACAAAAAGGAGATTGCCCACAACAATAG
- a CDS encoding DUF7309 domain-containing protein has protein sequence MLILHIKCIKNPTIYRKIQMPKTLYFSDLEEVIHKAFDLDRLDIGFSNFVVIRKNGVPVDTEIITFDPVHLQQRKMKTTTITEYFVTVEDEVQLLMDNHIKFHITLEQLKNECKQKIECLEGKGDIVTNDLGPLDLAHINAHYASLNTKYFGAVDYTELFHVASRLNQMKPWQHFDQREIIVLDFLDLEGMVFIQILGEAKKDYGLMIYNGGQGLQTLRQILNGTIQSAEFTLNMQAIALQFIDRAMLNEEDVEVIENHGLQFQGKNNWIRFRRYMPGAVPTWPKHDDAALLLKTVRAMIQITEFYNEQWRFPQQQQPLVFPLIAVQQDGQFADISSIEVDSSPIIELYVAINDIEKKYFQRKPKLPVILEFDVSYSQLSENNFQKVGERQIYPIELLVMNQQTGEIIAQDMLPFPKTASVCQKLLWKFLNELPNRPIKMYVTKEMKHMLFPLGNLLGVEFIESELPTITQFKQF, from the coding sequence ATGTTGATCTTGCACATAAAATGCATTAAAAATCCAACCATTTATCGTAAAATTCAAATGCCTAAAACATTGTATTTTAGCGATTTAGAAGAAGTAATTCATAAAGCTTTTGATTTAGATCGATTGGACATAGGCTTTAGTAATTTTGTTGTAATCCGTAAAAATGGTGTACCAGTGGATACAGAAATTATTACCTTTGATCCCGTTCACTTGCAGCAAAGAAAGATGAAAACGACGACAATCACGGAGTATTTTGTGACAGTGGAGGATGAAGTTCAATTATTAATGGACAATCATATTAAATTTCACATTACGCTGGAACAATTAAAAAATGAATGCAAGCAAAAAATCGAATGCTTAGAAGGCAAGGGAGATATCGTGACAAATGATTTGGGTCCTTTAGATTTAGCACATATTAATGCGCACTATGCTAGCCTGAACACTAAATACTTTGGTGCGGTTGACTATACAGAATTATTTCATGTTGCAAGTAGGCTCAACCAAATGAAGCCGTGGCAGCATTTCGATCAGAGGGAAATCATAGTACTCGATTTTTTAGACTTGGAAGGAATGGTATTTATCCAAATACTGGGGGAAGCTAAAAAGGACTATGGCTTGATGATTTACAACGGTGGGCAAGGCTTGCAAACATTAAGACAAATACTAAATGGAACGATTCAATCAGCAGAATTTACATTGAATATGCAGGCGATAGCGCTTCAATTTATCGACCGAGCCATGTTAAATGAGGAGGATGTTGAAGTCATTGAAAATCATGGGCTTCAATTTCAAGGGAAAAATAATTGGATTCGCTTTCGACGATACATGCCAGGAGCTGTACCCACTTGGCCAAAACATGATGATGCTGCATTGCTACTAAAAACTGTGAGGGCCATGATTCAAATAACAGAGTTCTATAATGAACAATGGCGATTCCCACAGCAACAGCAGCCACTTGTATTTCCATTAATTGCTGTACAGCAGGATGGTCAGTTTGCGGATATTTCGTCAATAGAAGTGGATTCTAGTCCAATCATTGAGCTATATGTGGCGATCAATGATATTGAAAAGAAGTATTTTCAACGTAAACCAAAGCTCCCAGTTATATTGGAGTTTGATGTCAGCTATAGCCAGTTGTCAGAAAATAATTTTCAAAAAGTAGGGGAGCGACAAATTTATCCGATTGAGCTGTTAGTGATGAATCAGCAAACAGGTGAAATAATTGCGCAGGACATGTTGCCTTTTCCAAAAACAGCAAGTGTGTGTCAAAAACTACTTTGGAAATTTTTAAATGAGCTGCCGAACAGACCAATAAAAATGTATGTCACGAAAGAAATGAAACATATGCTATTTCCTTTAGGTAATTTATTAGGAGTAGAATTTATCGAAAGTGAGTTACCGACGATTACACAATTTAAACAGTTTTAA
- a CDS encoding LURP-one-related/scramblase family protein, whose translation MKSFYLKQKVMSMRGRFNVFDDLQQEVYKIEGSFLQIPKTFTISDMQHNEKALITKKTFSWLPTFYVEVAGRQIFTIKKEFTFFKAKYSVDGAGIEVNGNLWDMNFDVVKDGQVIGSVTKEWLTWGDTYQIQVLDEAWEMIVIALVVAIDCVKADQNAAAASV comes from the coding sequence ATGAAATCATTTTACTTAAAGCAAAAGGTCATGAGCATGCGCGGACGATTTAATGTGTTTGATGATTTACAGCAAGAAGTGTATAAAATCGAAGGTAGCTTTCTACAAATTCCGAAAACGTTTACGATTAGTGATATGCAGCATAATGAAAAGGCACTAATAACGAAAAAGACCTTTAGCTGGTTGCCAACGTTTTATGTTGAAGTAGCGGGTCGGCAAATATTTACGATTAAAAAGGAATTTACATTTTTTAAGGCGAAATATTCGGTTGACGGTGCCGGTATTGAAGTGAACGGCAATTTGTGGGATATGAATTTTGATGTTGTGAAGGATGGCCAAGTGATTGGCAGCGTGACGAAGGAATGGTTGACATGGGGGGACACGTATCAAATTCAAGTGCTAGATGAGGCATGGGAAATGATCGTGATTGCATTAGTTGTAGCGATTGACTGTGTAAAAGCCGACCAAAATGCAGCCGCTGCAAGTGTATAA